A portion of the Patescibacteria group bacterium genome contains these proteins:
- a CDS encoding M50 family metallopeptidase yields MFLTIVIFVFVLGLLVFVHELGHFLAARAAKVKVEEFGFGFPPKIWSKKVGTTIYSINLIPLGGFVKLYGEEGKHLKDPKSFFAKPLASRFWVIVAGVLMNLVLAWVLFWFGFNVGLPVTSTPADQIKNAKVTQEVIISEALPDTPAQKAGLSRGDIVIAGNGQAITTPEQLSEFTQNHIGQKADFTIKRYGLKKNLEITLSKDKKAPLGVAVLESERVKVPFFQAPIVAIKEIYNLIKLIVLTLIGFFATLFATGKATDVGTGPVGIWFIFKVATKLGLPYILQLTALISVNLAIINILPFPALDGGRLIFWMIEAVSRKRVAPRIEGIIHAIGFAILIALIILITFRDIMNLK; encoded by the coding sequence ATGTTTCTAACGATCGTGATATTTGTTTTTGTGCTCGGATTATTGGTTTTTGTTCATGAACTGGGGCATTTTTTAGCCGCCCGTGCCGCTAAAGTTAAAGTTGAGGAATTTGGTTTTGGTTTTCCCCCGAAAATTTGGTCTAAAAAGGTCGGTACAACAATCTATTCAATAAATCTAATTCCTTTGGGTGGTTTTGTTAAACTTTATGGCGAAGAAGGCAAGCATCTAAAAGATCCAAAATCATTTTTTGCCAAACCTTTAGCTTCGAGATTTTGGGTAATTGTGGCCGGGGTTTTAATGAATTTGGTTTTGGCTTGGGTTTTATTTTGGTTTGGTTTTAATGTTGGCTTGCCAGTTACGTCTACGCCAGCAGATCAGATTAAAAATGCCAAAGTAACTCAAGAAGTAATAATTTCTGAGGCCTTGCCTGATACACCAGCTCAAAAAGCTGGCTTGTCTCGGGGAGATATTGTGATTGCGGGAAATGGTCAGGCGATCACCACCCCCGAACAACTTTCGGAATTTACACAAAATCATATTGGGCAAAAGGCTGATTTTACCATTAAGCGCTATGGACTGAAAAAAAATTTGGAAATTACCCTTTCAAAAGATAAAAAAGCACCTTTGGGAGTAGCAGTTTTGGAATCCGAGCGAGTGAAAGTACCCTTTTTCCAAGCGCCGATTGTGGCGATAAAAGAAATTTATAATTTAATTAAATTGATAGTTCTAACATTAATTGGATTTTTTGCGACTCTTTTTGCGACCGGAAAAGCGACCGATGTTGGGACAGGACCGGTCGGGATCTGGTTTATCTTTAAGGTGGCGACCAAATTGGGCTTACCTTATATTTTACAGCTGACCGCTTTAATTTCGGTAAATTTAGCAATTATTAATATTTTGCCTTTCCCTGCCTTAGATGGCGGTCGGTTAATTTTTTGGATGATTGAAGCGGTATCTCGAAAAAGAGTCGCGCCCAGAATCGAAGGAATTATTCATGCGATCGGCTTTGCAATTTTAATTGCCTTAATTATTCTGATTACATTTCGTGATATAATGAACTTAAAATAA